Proteins encoded together in one Macadamia integrifolia cultivar HAES 741 chromosome 8, SCU_Mint_v3, whole genome shotgun sequence window:
- the LOC122085462 gene encoding glyoxylate/hydroxypyruvate reductase HPR3-like gives MVNNEEEAKQQQLPEVLQLRPVRAIAITEDRFTKKFRFLKAWESSMPTELFLTTHGQSVRAILCSGITPVPANILRCLPSLGCIVTTSAGLNHIDLGECRRRGIAIANAGDCFSEDVADYAIGLLLDVLRRISAANRYVRQGLWPTKGDYPLGSRLRGKSLGIVGLGRIGSEVAKRLVAFGCSISYNSRKKKPSVAFPYCSDVLDLAANSDVLIICCALNKETYHIINKDVLLALGEKGVIVNVGRGALIDEKELVQCLVKGEIGGAGLDVFENEPHLPKELRDLDNVVLSPHKAVFTEESDSSLQDLLIANLEAFFSNKPLLSEVKDE, from the exons ATGGTGAACaacgaagaagaagcaaaacaaCAACAGCTACCGGAGGTTTTACAGCTCCGGCCTGTCCGGGCAATAGCCATTACGGAAGATCGATTCACGAAGAAGTTCAGATTTCTCAAGGCCTGGGAGTCTTCAATGCCCACGGAGCTTTTCTTGACCACTCACGGTCAGTCGGTGAGAGCTATCCTCTGTTCTGGCATAACCCCTGTTCCTGCCAACATCCTTCGATGCCTTCCTTCACTCGGATGCATCGTCACCACCAGTGCCGGTCTCAACCACATTGATTTGGGCGAATGCCGGAGGAGGGGAATTGCTATAGCCAATGCTGGAGACTGTTTCTCCGAAGACGTTGCTGATTACGCTATTGGACTATTGCTCGATGTCCTGAGACGGATCTCTGCTGCCAACCGCTATGTTCGCCAGGGACTTTGGCCTACCAAGGGGGACTATCCTCTTGGCTCCAGG TTGAGAGGAAAGAGCTTGGGGATTGTTGGGCTGGGACGTATAGGCTCTGAAGTTGCAAAAAGGCTTGTGGCCTTTGGCTGCAGTATCTCTTacaactcaaggaagaagaagccaTCTGTTGCATTTCCATACTGTTCGGATGTCCTTGACCTTGCAGCTAATAGTGATGTTCTCATTATTTGTTGTGCATTGAACAAGGAAACATACCACATCATTAACAAGGATGTATTATTGGCACTGGGAGAGAAAGGAGTTATTGTTAATGTGGGACGTGGAGCTCTCATTGATGAAAAGGAATTGGTTCAGTGTTTGGTGAAAGGTGAAATTGGAGGTGCTGGTCTGGATGTGTTTGAGAATGAGCCTCATCTTCCCAAAGAGCTTCGTGACTTGGATAATGTTGTATTATCTCCACATAAAGCTGTCTTTACAGAAGAATCCGATTCGTCATTGCAGGATTTGCTGATAGCCAACTTGGAGGCATTCTTCTCAAATAAACCATTGCTTTCTGAGGTGAAGGATGAATGA